Proteins found in one Salminus brasiliensis chromosome 13, fSalBra1.hap2, whole genome shotgun sequence genomic segment:
- the LOC140575450 gene encoding extracellular calcium-sensing receptor-like: MLLLELLLIFMPIQAEELVCKRQGRALLPELAKDGDFSIGGIFNFRTGQDGQIFTFQSLPVQATCKTFSYREVQFAFTIIFAIEEINKNSNILPNHTLGYKIYNACGFPNIIESAIALASGQRPVINGSSCTKADKVHAIIGNSASTPTMGFARIIGRFNVPVISHFATCACLSNRKEYPSFFRTIPSDYYQSRALAQLVKYFGWTWVGTISNKYDYGMNGITTFINAAQEEGVCIEYWETFTSTDPVSSQARIVNVIKHSTAKVIMAFMSHVEIKVLVELLYKQNITGLQWIGSDAWITDNTLTESLGHTILIGSVGFTVPRAKIPGLGPFLQDVNPSQFPNSTFLKEFWESVFNCSLSPRADQRMCNGSEHFKNAKTFFTDVSDLRFTNNVYKAVYAVAHALHNLLSCEENEGPFTNATCANPSDLQPWQVLNYLQTVNFTMDGVEPVFFDNKGDSPARYELINLQKATKSTMEVVTIGYYDATLPKALRFSMNNISVVWAGGRQKVPASVCSEHCPPGTRKALRKGKPICCYDCIPCPPGAISHTTDASDCSKCPMEYWSNHRGDMCILKEVEFLSYTEIMGIILMFCSVFGAFLTTVIFAVFFYYRQTPIVRANNSELSFLLLFSLNLCFLCPLTFICRPSEWSCMLRHTAFGITFVLCISCVLGKTIVVLMAFRATLPGSNTMKWFGPPQQRLSVLTLTLIQVLICVLWLTISPPFPYMNMDYYQEKIILECNFGSAVGFWAVLGYIGLLAVLCFVLAFLARKLPDNFNEAKFITFSMLIFCAVWITFIPAYVSSPGKFTVAVEIFAILASSSGLLFCIFIPKCYVILLRPDENTKKHLMGKTQH; the protein is encoded by the exons ATGCTCCTGCTTGAGCTATTGCTAATCTTCATGCCCATTCAGGCAGAGGAGTTAGTATGCAAACGACAAGGCAGAGCACTGCTGCCTGAGTTGGCCAAGGATGGTGACTTCAGCATTGGAGGCATCTTCAACTTTCGCACAGGGCAAGATGGACAAATATTTACGTTTCAGAGTTTACCAGTACAAGCAACGTGCAAGAC TTTTAGTTACAGGGAGGTCCAGTTTGCTTTCACCATCATCTTTGCAATAGAGGAGATAAATAAAAACTCAAATATTTTACCAAACCACACACTGGGATACAAAATCTACAATGCATGTGGCTTCCCAAACATCATTGAGTCTGCAATTGCACTAGCCAGTGGGCAAAGGCCTGTTATCAATGGAAGCAGCTGTACCAAGGCAGACAAAGTTCATGCCATTATAGGCAACTCAGCATCTACTCCCACCATGGGCTTTGCAAGGATAATTGGTCGGTTTAATGTTCCAGTG ATCAGTCATTTTGCTACCTGTGCTTGTCTGAGCAACAGAAAAGAATACCCTTCCTTCTTTAGAACGATTCCCAGTGATTACTACCAGAGCAGAGCACTGGCTCAGCTGGTCAAGTACTTTGGTTGGACCTGGGTAGGGACCATAAGCAACAAATATGATTACGGAATGAATGGAATCACCACTTTTATTAACGCAGCCCAAGAGGAAGGGGTGTGTATAGAGTACTGGGAGACCTTTACAAGCACAGATCCTGTGAGTTCACAAGCAAGAATAGTGAATGTAATAAAACACTCTACTGCTAAGGTAATAATGGCCTTCATGTCCCATGTAGAGATCAAGGTGTTAGTAGAGTTACTATACAAGCAGAACATTACAGGACTGCAGTGGATTGGCAGTGATGCCTGGATCACAGACAACACTCTCACTGAGAGCCTAGGACACACCATTCTGATTGGCTCGGTTGGTTTCACCGTTCCCAGGGCCAAAATCCCTGGTCTGGGCCCTTTTCTACAGGATGTCAATCCTTCACAATTTCCCAACAGCACATTTCTTAAGGAATTCTGGGAGAGTGTGTTCAACTGCTCACTATCCCCCAGAGCAGATCAGCGTATGTGTAACGGTTCTGAGcattttaaaaatgcaaaaaccttCTTTACTGATGTATCTGACCTGAGGTTCACCAACAACGTTTACAAGGCTGTTTATGCAGTGGCTCATGCTCTACACAATCTGCTTTCATGCGAGGAAAACGAAGGTCCATTTACTAATGCAACTTGTGCCAACCCCTCTGACCTACAACCATGGCAG GTCTTAAACTATCTGCAAACTGTAAACTTCACCATGGACGGTGTTGAACCTGTGTTTTTTGACAACAAAGGCGATTCTCCTGCAAGATATGAGCTAATAAATTTGCAAAAGGCCACAAAAAGCACTATGGAGGTGGTCACAATTGGCTACTATGATGCAACCTTGCCCAAAGCCCTGCGGTTTTCCATGAACAACATCAGTGTTGTTTGGGCAGGAGGCAGACAAAAG GTGCCGGCATCTGTCTGTAGTGAACACTGTCCCCCAGGCACCAGGAAGGCTTTGCGGAAAGGAAAGCCAATCTGCTGCTATGACTGCATTCCGTGCCCTCCAGGAGCAATTAGCCACACAACAG ATGCATCTGATTGTTCGAAGTGCCCTATGGAGTACTGGTCAAACCACAGAGGTGACATGTGTATCTTAAAGGAAGTGGAGTTTCTATCATACACAGAAATAATGGGGATAATTCTGATGTTTTGTAGCgtatttggagcatttttgaCCACAGTCATATTTGCAGTTTTTTTCTACTACAGACAGACTCCCATTGTCAGAGCAAACAACTCAGAGCTGAGCTTCctgctgctcttctcactgaATCTTTGTTTCCTCTGTCCACTTACTTTTATCTGTCGGCCCTCTGAGTGGTCCTGTATGCTGCGCCACACAGCTTTTGGCATTACCTTCGTCCTCTGCATCTCCTGTGTTCTGGGGAAAACAATAGTGGTGTTAATGGCCTTCAGGGCGACACTTCCAGGCAGTAATACTATGAAATGGTTTGGGCCTCCACAGCAGAGACTCAGtgttctcacactcacactgataCAAGTCCTCATCTGTGTGCTTTGGCTAACAATTTCTCCTCCTTTTCCATATATGAATATGGATTATTATCAAGAAAAGATCATATTAGAATGTAACTTTGGTTCTGCTGTAGGTTTCTGGGCCGTGCTGGGTTATATTGGGCTTTTGGCtgtattgtgttttgttttggccTTCTTGGCTCGGAAGCTGCCAGATAACTTTAATGAAGCCAAATTCATCACTTTTAGCATGCTCATATTCTGTGCTGTCTGGATCACCTTCATCCCAGCTTATGTCAGCTCTCCTGGAAAGTTCACTGTAGCTGTTGAGATATTTGCAATTCTGGCCTCAAGTTCTGGTTTGCTATTTTGTATATTCATTCCAAAATGCTATGTTATCCTTCTCAGGCCAGATGAGAACACAAAGAAACATTTAATGGGGAAAACACAGCATTAA